The segment TTTCCATAACCTAAAATTCCTACTTTGATTTTACTCATTTTTTTATCCTTTTTATTAAATTTTATTTCTGAATTTTGCCTATTTTTGGGCTTTCACGGCACCATCTCAAATCGCCAAAATCGTTTTGAAAAACCAAAAAATATCATAAAATTTCCTATTTTTTAAACATAAAATACACAGCCAAAACTAGGAAAACAAAGCTTATAATGTGGTTTATGCGAAAGGCTTCGCTTTTGAAAATCAGCAGTGCAAACACGCTAAAAACGCTAAGTGTGATGACTTCTTGCAGGACTTTGAGCTGCCAAATGTCAAACGAACCGCCGTTGCCGATGTAGCCGTATTTGTTGGCTGGTATGAGCAGGCAATACTCGAAAAACGCCACGCACCAGCCAAAGAGAATAATCCCAAAAAGCCCAAGGTTGCTAAAAAACGGGATTTTGGTAAATTTCAAGTGCGCATACCACGCAATCGTCATCAAAACATTTGAAAAAATCAGTAAAATTATGGTGTAGTATGGTTTCATTTTATCTGCCTAAATTTTTAATTTTATACTCTTTCGCATTTTTCACTTCACTCCCAAATTTGCGAGTTCCCCGCAAACTTTGCTAAATTGTTCTTTTGCGTTTGCTAAGCCATTGCGATTTGTTTCGATGACGCTAGCTGGGGCCGATGCCATAAATTTCTCATTTCCTAGCATATTTTCTAGCTTGTTAATCTCTTTTTCAAGCTTGGTTTTTTGCGAATTCAGGCGATTTATGATAGGGCTTAAATCCACGCCTTCAAGCGCGACAAAGCTTTCTAAATTCGCGCTCACATCACGCACGGCATTTGCCACAGGAGCGCTTACAAACTCGATTTCATCGCATTTGGCAAGTGTTTTGATATAATCTTTTGCCCCGCTTAAATCAAATGAGCTTAGCACAAAAGCCTTTGCGATTTTTGCATTTCCTAGATCGATCGTCGCTTTTGCACGGCGAATGCTCACAATCGCTTCAATCACGCGCTCAAAAAGCTTTTCGATCCCTTCGTTTTGCGCCGAAGTTTTTGGGTATCTCATCATGGTTACGGATTCTCCGCTCTCCAACGAAGTCCCGCTAAGCTCGTGGTAAAGATATTCGCTGATAAACGGCATAAATGGGCTAAGAAGCTTCAAAGCTTCTTTAAAAATCATACCAAGCTCAGGGATTGCGGCTTTGTTTGCTTTGCTTAGCTCAATCCCCCAGTCGCAAAATTCGTCCCAAAAAAACTTATACAAATCAGTCGCAGCGTCGTTGAAGCGATACGCGTCGAGATTCGCCCTGACCGAATTTACACACGCTTTAAAACGGCTTAGCATATATTCTCCAAGCTCGGTTTTAATTTCGCTCTCAACCAAATCATCAAATTTGCTTGAATTTAAAAGCAAAAATTTACTCGCATTGTAAAGTTTATTTACGAAATTTCTATAAATCAAAAGCTTATCGTCGCTTAGGCGCAGATCCCGTCCCTGCACGCACAAAACGGTCAGCGTAAAACGCAAAATGTCGGCTGAGTATTCATCGATTTTATCAAGCGGATCGACGATATTTTTGCTTGATTTACTCATTTTTTTGCCGTCTTTGTCCTTAACTAGGGCGTGAAGATAGACATCTTTAAACGGCAATTTGGCAGTAGCGTTTTCGCATTGGAAAAACATTCTTGCAACCCAAAAGAAAAGTATGTCAAAGCCCGTAATCAGCATAGTATTTGGATAAAACTCTTTCAAATCGCTCTCATGCCATTTTTCATCTTTTAGCGCGTCGCCATTGCCCCAGCCAAGTGTGGAAATCGGCCACAAGCCGCTAGAAAACCAAGTATCAAGGACATCCGGGTCTTGCGTGAATTTCGCACTACCGCATTTTGGGCATTTGCTAGGGTTTTCGCACTCGTCCGCCCACTCGTGTCCGCACTCGCAGTAAAACACAGGGATTCGGTGTCCCCACCAAAGCTGACGGCTAATGCACCAGTCTTTTAGCTCTCTCATCCACGCATTGAAGCTATTTATCCAGTGCGCTGGGAAAAACTCAGCTCCGCCGTCATTTACCATTTTTATGGCATTTTTAGCGATGTCAGATTTCACAAACCATTGCTTTGAAATATAGGGCTCGACGACATTTTTACAGCGGTAGCAATACCCGACTTGATTTTCGTAATCTTCGATTTTTTCGATAAAGCCCAGCTCATCAAGCTTTGCGACGATTTTATCTCTGGCTTCAAGGCGTTCAAGTCCAGCAAATTCGCCACAATATTCGTTTAAAATTCCCTTTTCATCGAAGATTGTGATAAATTCCAAATCGTGGCGATTGCCGACTTCGTAGTCGTTTTGATCATGCGCTGGTGTTACTTTTACGCAGCCTGTTCCAAAAGCCATATCGACATGCTCGTCGGCGATGATTTTGATTTTTCTCCCTATAATAGGGAGTTCTACAAATTTTCCGATTAAATTTTTATAGCGTTCATCGTTTGGATTTACCATTACAGCAGTGTCGCCGAAATATGTTTCAGGACGCGTTGTAGCCACAACTATAAATTTATCTTTTTCGCCGTCCAAATAATATCGCACATAGTAAAGTTTGCCTTTATTTGCCTTGTGTTCGACTTCGACATCGCTAAGTGCGCCGTCGTGAGTGCACCAATTCACCATATAATTTCCGCGAACAATAAGCCCTTTTTCGTATAAATTCACAAATGCTTTTCGCACGGCGTTTTTAAGCCCGTCGTCCATGGTAAATCTCTCTCTACTCCACGCTGGACCCACGCCAAGACGGCGGATTTGTCGAACTATCGTGCCGCCGCTTTGCTCTTTCCATTTCCAAACATGTTTTAAAAACTCTTCCCTGCCGATTTCTTCTTTTTTTATGCCTTTGGCTAAAAGTTCGCGTTCGACGACATTTTGAGTGGCGATTCCTGCGTGATCAAGCCCTGGTTGATACAGTGCTTTGTATCCGTCCATGCGTTTATAACGAGTCATAATATCTTGCAAGGTGCAAGTAAGAGAGTGTCCTATGTGCAAAACGCCCGTTACATTTGGCGGTGGCATCATAATGCAAAATGTTTTGCCCTTTTCTTGGATATTTTTGTTGCCGTCGATCTCGAAATAACCGCGTTCTTCCCAAATTTTATAAAATTTTTCTTCAACTTCTTTTGGATTGTAAAAATCTGCCATTTTAACTGCCTTTTTATTTGATTTTAAAAACTGATGATTATAGTTAAATTTCACTAAAAACCAGTTAAAATTCGAAATTTTATCGCCAAATTTGCCCTAAATTTGCGATATTTTAAGCAAAATTTTAGTAAAATCAAAGATTTAAAATTTTCCCCAGAAAGGTTGCAAATGGATTTTGCTATCGAGCTATTTTTGACGATTACTGCACTTGCAATCGTTCTAAACATAGTTTTTAAAGTTTTTGAAATCCCTAGCATTATCGGATATATCGTCGCAGGTGTGTGCTTCACGCAGATTTATAGTCTCACACGCGACGAGAGTATGTATATGTCGCAAATCGCCGAATTTGGCGTGGTTTTTCTGATGTTTAGCATAGGATTAGAGTTTAGCTTCAAGCACTTGATGAGTATGAAAAAAGATGTTTTTTTCAACGGATTTTTGCAGGTTGCAGGCACTGGGCTGATACTCACTCTCATAATAGATCAAGTTTTAAGCGAAAATATCAAAACCGCCATTATTATCGGTCTTGCGCTATCTTTAAGCTCGACTGCTATCGTGCTAAAAAGCCTAAATGACTCTGGCGAAATAAATCGCAATCACGGAAGAAAGGTGCTTGGAATTTTGCTTTTCCAAGATTTGGCTGTAATTCCGATTTTGCTTATGATTGATATTTTTGCCTCCACAGATAGCACGCCCGTAAATGAGCTGGTTTTGCGCACAGCCATAAGCGCGGCGATTGTGATTATATCGCTTTTTTTAATCGGCAAATTCCTGCTAAACACCCTGCTAGGCTATGTTACAAAGCTAAATTCCAAAGAAATTTTCATCGCCACGGTTTTATTCGTGGTAATCGGTGCTAGCTTTTTGGCTCATGTGTTTGGATTTAGCTACACGCTGGGCGCATTTATCGCTGGCATGCTGATTGCCGAAACCGAATACAAGCGCGAAATCGCCGCAGGTATGAGTTCGCTCAGAGATATTTTGCTAGGACTTTTTTTTATCACAATCGGAATTCAGATTAAATTTGACATTATCGCCAACCACTACGGCGTGATTTTACTAGGAATTATCATTATAATGGCGTTAAAAGCAGGTATTGTATATGCGATACTCATCATATCAACTCACAAAAGAATCGCGCTCAAATCAGCCCTATCTCTGGCGCAAATCGGCGAATTTGCCCTAGCGATTTTCGCACTTTTAATCTCCAAAAATTTAATAAACAAAGAAAACGCTCAAATTCTAATCGCTATCGTTGTGGCGACGATGATTTTGACACCATTTATCCTAAAAAACCTAAACCGCATCGCAAACCGCTTCGAATCAAATGTCGAAAAACTCGAAGACGAGGTGCATAAGGTCAAAATTTCGCCTATGAAAAACCATTTTGTCATCGTTGGATACGGCAGAGTAGGACAAGAAATACTGCTTAGACTACGCGATAATGGTCTGCCATATATCGTGGCTGAAAGCGATTTGGAGCTTGTGGATCTTGGTAAATCGCGCGGAGAAAATGTGCATTTTGCAAATATGATGCAAAAAAGCGTCATCGACGAATTTAGCCTGCGTCAGGCATCTGTGATAATCCTAACGCTCACAAACCAAGAAAAACTCGATATCGTTACAAATATGCTAAATAAGGAAAATTTAAGCGCAAAAATCATTGTGATGTATTCAGGGCCGTATCGCAAGGTCGAATTAGAGGGCGAATTCGGCGAGAATTTTATATTTATGAAGGAAGAGCGTATGCTGGCTGGCTCACTTTTGCAAGAGGCGTTAAGACAAAAATTACAAAGCTAAAATTTTAAAAATTTAAGTAGAATATAGAAAAAATAAAGGAAATTTAGTGATAAAAATCGAAAATTTGCATAAAAGTTTCGGAAAATCCGAAATCATAAAAGGTGTCAGCGCCGAGATCAAAAAAGGCGAAATTTTCGCTATCGTAGGACAAAGTGGCGCAGGCAAAAGCACCCTACTTCGCTGTATAAACGGACTAGAAAATTACCAAAGCGGCAGTCTAAAAGTCGCCGGCAAAGAGGTGGCGGATTTAAAAGGCGATGAAGTGCGCGAATTTCGCAAAAATATCGGTATGATTTTTCAACATTTCGCGCTGATGAGCCGAAAAACGGTCGCCGAAAATGTCGCCACACCGCTTAGGTTTTGGAAATTTGAGGAAGGATATATCAAAGAGCGCGTGGCCGAACTACTCGTTCTAGTCGGCCTCAAAGACAAAGCAAACGCCTATCCTAGCGAGCTTAGCGGCGGTCAGAAGCAAAGAGTAGCCATTGCAAGGGCATTGGCGCTAAAACCGCAAATTTTACTTAGCGACGAGGCGACCTCAGCGCTCGATCCAAACACAACGACGCAAATTTTAAATTTGCTTAAAGAAATCAACCGCTCGCTTGGCATTACGATAATTTTGGTAACGCACGAAATGGAGGTCGTCAAAAGCATAGCCAACCGCGCCATGCTCCTAAAACACGGCGTCGTCGTGGGCTCTGGCGATATCGTGGAGCTGTTTTTGCACCCTGATGAGCACATGAAGGAATTCCTAGGCGAAGAGGAAGTGCTACCGCCAAATAATATAAATGTAAGGCTGTTTTTCCCGCCAGATGTCGCGTTTGATAGCATTATCACGCACATGGCGCACGAGCTTGGCATAAATTTTAATATCGTCTGGGGTAAGTTAGAGCGCCTGGATAAAAGCGTCGTGGGCTCGCTCGTGATAAATGTCCTACCAACCCAACTCGAAGCCGTGGAGAAATATATCAGCGAAAAGGGCGTGATTTACGAGGTCGTGGAGAAAAAATAATTTTTCCCAAAAAATTATAATTAAAATTAAAAATAAAATCGGCGAAGTCGTTTGAAATTTGACTTCGCCAAGTGAAATTTGGCAAAGCCTAAGCCCTGCCAAATTTACCAAATTTAGCGGATTACTAGCCCTTGTGGGATACCGTTTCTAATAACCCAAACTAGGACTTTTTTGCCTTTGTAGGCTTTGATATATTTGTTAAAATCATCGATATTTTCGACATCGTTTTGACCGATTTGGATAATAATATCGCCCTTTCTAAACCCATACTCGCTCGCTTTTGAATCAGCTTTTACATTTGTTACGATTGCACCTTTTAGATCTTTATTTAGCGCATATTTTGAGCGAATTTCATCATCTAGGTTTTTAAGGCTAAGTCCCTCTAATGCGCCCTCATCGACATTTGAGCTGCCGGCGTTAGATGATTTATCCATACTATCTAGTTTGAGGGTTACTTTTTGGTTTTTGCCGTCGCGCTCAAACTCGATTTCGACCTTGCTACCCGGATTCATCGAGCCGACCAAATTTTTAAGCTCGTTTGCGTTTTTGACAGGTTTATCATCGACTTTTATAATCAAATCGCCCCTTTTAATGCCCGCTTTATCCGCTGGCAAGCCCTCTTCTACGCTCGAAATCAGCGCACCTTCTTTGCTATTGTAAATCTCTTTTTGCTCTTTTGACATATCGCTAATCGTTACGCCGATATATCCGCGCTCGATTTTGCCGTCGCTAATGAGCTTTTTGGCGATATCTTTGACCATATTTGACGGGATTGCAAATCCTATGCCGTTATTTCCGCCACTTCTGCTTAAAATCGCCGAATTTATGCCAATGAGCGCACCACGGCTATCGACTAGCGCACCGCCTGAGTTGCCCGGATTTATCGAAGCGTCTGTTTGGATAAAATTTTCGTATTGATTAAGCCCGATATTGTTTTTATTTAGCGCAGAGACGATTCCTTGCGTAATCGTGCCACCCACGCCAAAAGGATTTCCGATAGCAAACACTATATCGCCCTCCACAGCCTTTGACGAATCAGCAAATTTAATCGCGGATAGCCTTTTTTCCTCGATTTTGATAATCGCCAAATCGGTTTTTGAATCCGTTCCTACGACCTTGGCTTTATACTCTTTGTCATTATCGAGCAGCGTAACTACGATTTCATCGGCATTTTCGACGACATGGTTGTTTGTGACGATATATCCGTCATCTGAGATAATCACGCCCGATCCCAAAGAGCTGACCTCGCGCTCTTGTCTAGGCAGGTTAAAATCGAAAAATTGCTTAAAAAACGGATCGTTAAACATCTCCGCCATTGGGTTGTTTGCGACTTTGTGTTTTGATTTGGTCGAGATATTTACGACAGATTTTTTCGCCTCGGCAATCGAGCTGTGGTATGAGAGAACGACATCCTTG is part of the Campylobacter sp. VBCF_01 NA2 genome and harbors:
- a CDS encoding DMT family protein produces the protein MKPYYTIILLIFSNVLMTIAWYAHLKFTKIPFFSNLGLFGIILFGWCVAFFEYCLLIPANKYGYIGNGGSFDIWQLKVLQEVITLSVFSVFALLIFKSEAFRINHIISFVFLVLAVYFMFKK
- a CDS encoding valine--tRNA ligase; this encodes MADFYNPKEVEEKFYKIWEERGYFEIDGNKNIQEKGKTFCIMMPPPNVTGVLHIGHSLTCTLQDIMTRYKRMDGYKALYQPGLDHAGIATQNVVERELLAKGIKKEEIGREEFLKHVWKWKEQSGGTIVRQIRRLGVGPAWSRERFTMDDGLKNAVRKAFVNLYEKGLIVRGNYMVNWCTHDGALSDVEVEHKANKGKLYYVRYYLDGEKDKFIVVATTRPETYFGDTAVMVNPNDERYKNLIGKFVELPIIGRKIKIIADEHVDMAFGTGCVKVTPAHDQNDYEVGNRHDLEFITIFDEKGILNEYCGEFAGLERLEARDKIVAKLDELGFIEKIEDYENQVGYCYRCKNVVEPYISKQWFVKSDIAKNAIKMVNDGGAEFFPAHWINSFNAWMRELKDWCISRQLWWGHRIPVFYCECGHEWADECENPSKCPKCGSAKFTQDPDVLDTWFSSGLWPISTLGWGNGDALKDEKWHESDLKEFYPNTMLITGFDILFFWVARMFFQCENATAKLPFKDVYLHALVKDKDGKKMSKSSKNIVDPLDKIDEYSADILRFTLTVLCVQGRDLRLSDDKLLIYRNFVNKLYNASKFLLLNSSKFDDLVESEIKTELGEYMLSRFKACVNSVRANLDAYRFNDAATDLYKFFWDEFCDWGIELSKANKAAIPELGMIFKEALKLLSPFMPFISEYLYHELSGTSLESGESVTMMRYPKTSAQNEGIEKLFERVIEAIVSIRRAKATIDLGNAKIAKAFVLSSFDLSGAKDYIKTLAKCDEIEFVSAPVANAVRDVSANLESFVALEGVDLSPIINRLNSQKTKLEKEINKLENMLGNEKFMASAPASVIETNRNGLANAKEQFSKVCGELANLGVK
- a CDS encoding cation:proton antiporter domain-containing protein, which produces MDFAIELFLTITALAIVLNIVFKVFEIPSIIGYIVAGVCFTQIYSLTRDESMYMSQIAEFGVVFLMFSIGLEFSFKHLMSMKKDVFFNGFLQVAGTGLILTLIIDQVLSENIKTAIIIGLALSLSSTAIVLKSLNDSGEINRNHGRKVLGILLFQDLAVIPILLMIDIFASTDSTPVNELVLRTAISAAIVIISLFLIGKFLLNTLLGYVTKLNSKEIFIATVLFVVIGASFLAHVFGFSYTLGAFIAGMLIAETEYKREIAAGMSSLRDILLGLFFITIGIQIKFDIIANHYGVILLGIIIIMALKAGIVYAILIISTHKRIALKSALSLAQIGEFALAIFALLISKNLINKENAQILIAIVVATMILTPFILKNLNRIANRFESNVEKLEDEVHKVKISPMKNHFVIVGYGRVGQEILLRLRDNGLPYIVAESDLELVDLGKSRGENVHFANMMQKSVIDEFSLRQASVIILTLTNQEKLDIVTNMLNKENLSAKIIVMYSGPYRKVELEGEFGENFIFMKEERMLAGSLLQEALRQKLQS
- a CDS encoding methionine ABC transporter ATP-binding protein — protein: MIKIENLHKSFGKSEIIKGVSAEIKKGEIFAIVGQSGAGKSTLLRCINGLENYQSGSLKVAGKEVADLKGDEVREFRKNIGMIFQHFALMSRKTVAENVATPLRFWKFEEGYIKERVAELLVLVGLKDKANAYPSELSGGQKQRVAIARALALKPQILLSDEATSALDPNTTTQILNLLKEINRSLGITIILVTHEMEVVKSIANRAMLLKHGVVVGSGDIVELFLHPDEHMKEFLGEEEVLPPNNINVRLFFPPDVAFDSIITHMAHELGINFNIVWGKLERLDKSVVGSLVINVLPTQLEAVEKYISEKGVIYEVVEKK
- a CDS encoding DegQ family serine endoprotease: MKKTILLSLALSASLFGANIDISEAGAKFDRVNPEFSKDVVLSYHSSIAEAKKSVVNISTKSKHKVANNPMAEMFNDPFFKQFFDFNLPRQEREVSSLGSGVIISDDGYIVTNNHVVENADEIVVTLLDNDKEYKAKVVGTDSKTDLAIIKIEEKRLSAIKFADSSKAVEGDIVFAIGNPFGVGGTITQGIVSALNKNNIGLNQYENFIQTDASINPGNSGGALVDSRGALIGINSAILSRSGGNNGIGFAIPSNMVKDIAKKLISDGKIERGYIGVTISDMSKEQKEIYNSKEGALISSVEEGLPADKAGIKRGDLIIKVDDKPVKNANELKNLVGSMNPGSKVEIEFERDGKNQKVTLKLDSMDKSSNAGSSNVDEGALEGLSLKNLDDEIRSKYALNKDLKGAIVTNVKADSKASEYGFRKGDIIIQIGQNDVENIDDFNKYIKAYKGKKVLVWVIRNGIPQGLVIR